The genomic DNA CAGATCGCGGCCATGGTGCTCGGCCAGCGCCACTGCCACCGCCGCCACCAGCGGAATCCCCTTATAGGCCGGCCCGAACAGCATATCGAATTCCTGCCCGGAGGCGACAATGGCGTCCGCGTAATAGCGCCCCAGCCGGGCCAGCGCCTCGCCAGTGTTGAAGGTGCCCGCATTGAAGAAATACGGGCTCTTGCGACCGGATTTCAGGGTGAATTCGCCGAACTTGAGCGCCTCGCGCTCCTGGGCAAAACGCAGAAAATGCTTCTTGTAGTTCTTCATTGTCTATCCTTACCAGCCCAGCACCTGCTGTTGGGCCTGAATGATTTCACCAATGCCCTTTTCTGCCAGACCCAGCAGGGTATCGGACTGTTCGCGGGTAAAGGGAGCGCCCTCGGCGGAGCCCTGGATCTCGATAAAGCCGCCCTGCTGGGTCATAACCACGTTCATGTCGGTACCGGCATTGGAGTCTTCGGCATAGTCCAGATCCAGCACCGGCTCGTCGTTATAGACGCCCACGGATACCGCACCGACCAGGCCAGTGAGCGGGTCGTCCTTGATCTTCTTGGTTTCCAGCAGGTGGGTAAAGGCATCCACCAGGGCCACACAGGCGCCGGAAATGGACGCGGTGCGGGTACCGCCATCGGCCTGCAGCACGTCGCAATCCAGGAAGATGGTGCGCTCACCCAGTTTTTTCATATCCACAGCTGCGCGCAGGGAGCGGCCGATCAGACGCTGGATTTCCAGGGTGCGACCACCCTGCTTGCCCCGGGAGGCCTCACGGCCGGAACGAGTGTGGGTGGAGCGAGGCAGCATGCCGTATTCGGCGGTGATCCAGCCCTGGCCCTTGCCCTTCAGAAAGCGCGGCACACCTTCCTCTACGGACGCGGTACACAGCACCTTGGTATCCCCGAAAGCGACCAACACACTGCCCTCGGCGTGAACGGTGTAATTGCGGGTGAAGCTCAGTTCACGCAGCTGATCGTGGGCTCGGCCGGAAGGACGCATGGAAACTCCTGAAGTGTCTTGAATGCAAAAGGGCCGCCATTGTAGCAAAGGCAGGGGCCGGTCTGCCTGCCTGGTGCGTTATTAGGCCTCACCGGCCCCGGTGGTCTAGACTATGGGCCCGTCCCGCTAGCTGTTTCGAGGTTCACATGATCTGCAGTATGACCGCTTTCGCCCGCGCCGACCGTCATCTGGAAGGCTATAGCCTGGTCTGGGAGATCAAAGCCGTGAACCACCGCTACCTGGAAGTGAGCCCACGGCTGCCTGACGCCCTGCGCGCCCTGGAAAACGGCGTACG from Alcanivorax sp. includes the following:
- the rph gene encoding ribonuclease PH, with protein sequence MRPSGRAHDQLRELSFTRNYTVHAEGSVLVAFGDTKVLCTASVEEGVPRFLKGKGQGWITAEYGMLPRSTHTRSGREASRGKQGGRTLEIQRLIGRSLRAAVDMKKLGERTIFLDCDVLQADGGTRTASISGACVALVDAFTHLLETKKIKDDPLTGLVGAVSVGVYNDEPVLDLDYAEDSNAGTDMNVVMTQQGGFIEIQGSAEGAPFTREQSDTLLGLAEKGIGEIIQAQQQVLGW